The Thermothelomyces thermophilus ATCC 42464 chromosome 7, complete sequence genome window below encodes:
- a CDS encoding AAA family ATPase-like protein (1| AAA family ATPase Pontin [Metarhizium acridum CQMa 102] Contains conserved domain TIP49[COG1224], DNA helicase TIP49, TBP-interacting protein and AAA[cd00009], The AAA+ (ATPases Associated with a wide variety of cellular Activities) superfamily), producing MVQISEVRGNSRDHRTAAHTHIKGLGLNSQGIAEKHAAGFVGQTAAREACGVVVDLIKAHKMAGRGVLLAGGPGTGKTALALAISQELGTKIPFCPITGSEIYSTEVKKTEVLMENFRRAIGLKVRETKDVYEGEVTELTPEEAENPLGGYGKTISTLLIGLKSARGQKKLRLDPSIYEAIQKERVQVGDVIYIETNTGACKRVGRSDAYATEFDLEAEEYVPIPKGEVHKKKEIVQDVSLHDLDVANARPQGGQDIMSMMGQLMKPKMTEITDKLRSEINKVVSKYINQGVAELVPGVLFIDEAHMLDVECFTYLNRALESPISPIVVLASNRGMCPIRGANDLVAAHGVPPDFLSRLLIIPTHPYEPDEIKRIVRVRASTEGVQITDAAIDKVAEHGVRISLRYALQLLTPASILARVNGRTQIDVQDVAECEDLFLDARRSADVLASESGQGFIS from the exons ATGGTTCAGATCAGCGAGGTTCGCGGCAACAGCCGCGACCACCGCACTGCGGCGCACACACACATCAAGGGCCTCGGCCTCAACTCCCAGGGCATCGCCGAGAAGCATGCCGCCGGGTTCGTCGGCCAGACGGCTGCGCGTGAG GCCTGTGGTGTCGTCGTCGACCTCATCAAAGCACACAAGATGGCCGGGCGCGGCGTGCTGCTAGCGGGCGGCCCGGGGACCGGCAAGacggcgctggcgctggccATCAGCCAAGAGCTCGGCACCAAGATCCCCTTCTGCCCCATCACGGGCAGCGAAATCTACTCGACCGAAGTGAAGAAGACCGAGGTGCTCATGGAGAACTTCCGCCGCGCCATCGGCCTCAAGGTCCGCGAGACCAAGGACGTCTACGAGGGCGAGGTGACGGAGCTGACCCccgaggaggccgagaaCCCCCTTGGAGGCTACGGCAAGACCATCAGCACGCTGCTGATCGGGCTCAAGAGCGCGCGCGGACAAAAGAAGCTGCGCCTGGACCCGAGCATATACGAGGCCATCCAGAAGGAGCGCGTCCAGGTCGGCGACGTCATCTACATCGAGACCAACACGGGCGCCTGCAAGCGCGTGGGCCGTTCGGACGCCTACGCGACCGAGTTCgacctcgaggccgaggagtaCGTGCCGATTCCCAAGGGCGAGGTGcacaagaagaaggagattGTCCAGGATGTGTCGCTGCACGACCTCGACGTGGCCAACGCCCGCCCCCAGGGCGGCCAGGACATCATGTCCATGATGGGCCAGCTGATGAAGCCCAAGATGACCGAGATCACCGATAAGCTCCGGTCCGAGATCAACAAGGTGGTCAGCAAGTACATCAACCAGGGCGTGGCCGAGCTCGTGCCCGGTGTGCTCTTCATCGACGAG GCGCACATGCTGGATGTCGAGTGCTTTACCTACCTGAACCGGGCGCTTGAGTCGCCCATTTCGCCCATCGTGGTCCTGGCTTCCAACCGGGGCATGTGTCCCATCCGTGGTGCCAATGACCTGGTGGCAGCCCACGGTGTACCCCCCGACTTCCTCTCCCGTCTCCTGATCATCCCCACCCACCCCTACGAGCCCGACGAGATCAAGCGGATCGTGCGAGTCCGGGCGTCGACCGAGGGCGTCCAGATTACCGACGCCGCCATCGACAAGGTTGCCGAGCATGGCGTGCGCATCAGCCTCCGCTACGCCCTCCAGCTGCTCACCCCTGCGAG CATCCTCGCCCGGGTCAATGGCCGCACCCAGATCGACGTGCAGGATGTTGCCGAGTGCGAGGATCTCTTCCTGGATGCTCGGCGTAGCGCGGACGTGCTGGCGAGCGAGTCCGGCCAGGGCTTCATCTCATAA